A genomic window from Xyrauchen texanus isolate HMW12.3.18 chromosome 31, RBS_HiC_50CHRs, whole genome shotgun sequence includes:
- the LOC127625096 gene encoding lens epithelium-derived growth factor-like isoform X3, whose translation MKVKSDQITHEFTPGDLVFAKMKGYPFWPARIGEGKAPQNKIPIFFYGTHSTTFLFPKDIVLYWPNKEKYGRTTKRGGFDEGMWEIENDPGVGLRGQKKAAVMKRLAESHLQSKKAVNQREKNSLSVSRPVSKSDSVTTNKRETPVKVNRTPKTKSESVTANEDKAAGPISTRSRDSGGPTAPTRALRTNRAPPARKETSVNTVTSGKRTPHSRTLKLARRAAAAKTLSARRKHALHARIMSAAKKRTDSKNQKKPLRITRSTACLIETGADFTERHRVQPAGLKRRRSETMSDGKEDALISLPATLSSPPSSPTGSKRKRHGEEDTSVPDEPEKNETKKRKRDEQDDWRETHMKSDALSVVEKQERKDEQTPNDEERCKILAEKRQSVLKSLQGLVTSTRGKTQTSTTEQTTTAKTTPPEEVQKQPKRNFGARCENRDQMKPTEEERKDAEQNGEQETKNTDTTASRMTLPEEVQKQPERNRGARCENRDRMKPTEEERKDAEQNGEQETKNTDTTASKTTLPEEVQEQPERNRGARCENRDRMKPTEDERKDAEQNREQETKNTEQRINNSTEDNGRDRSLSVTDSLLYRLHGDIRISMTLDNPDVRKCLLALDELSKVPVSSRHIQNHSELIDTLRKMRWFRGSEAIMFKASMLYHRFKNIYLIGDADETLSQEYITTLQEERETEERQRAERQDDTQTDAGAVIGLTGVCKNTTDTEHLPHSAEHKS comes from the exons ATGAAGGTAAAGTCTGATCAGATCACGCATGAGTTTACACCGGGGGATTTAGTGTTTGCCAAGATGAAGGGATATCCATTCTGGCCTGCCAGA ATTGGTGAAGGAAAAGCCCCCCAAAATAAGATCCCAATCTTCTTTTATGGAACACACTCAAC AACGTTTCTGTTCCCCAAAGACATCGTCCTGTACTGGCCAAACAAAGAGAAGTATGGCCGCACTACCAAACGTGGCGGGTTTGATGAGGGTATGTGGGAGATCGAGAATGACCCGGGGGTTGGTCTCAGAGGTCAAAAG AAAGCAGCTGTAATGAAACGACTGGCGGAGAGTCACCTGCAATCCAAGAAAGCAGTAAATCAGAGGGAAAAGAACAGCCTGAGTGTTTCCCGTCCAGTGTCGAAGAGTGATTCAGTGACGACAAATAAAAGAGAAACTCCGGTGAAAGTCAACAGAACTCCCAAAACAAAGTCTGAATCTGTTACGGCGAACGAGGATAAAGCAGCCGGACCGATATCGACCCGTTCCAGAGATTCTGGAGGACCGACGGCCCCCACAAGAGCCCTTCGGACGAATCGCGCTCCGCCTGCGAGGAAAGAGACCTCAGTGAACACCGTCACATCAGGAAAGAGGACGCCACATTCTAGAACATTAAAATTAGCCAGACGAGCTGCTGCGGCGAAGACGCTCTCTGCTCGCAGGAAACACGCGCTGCATGCAAGGATTATGTCTGCAGCGAAGAAAAGGACGGATTCGAAAAATCAAAAAAAG CCCTTACGAATCACACGATcgactgcgtgtctgattgagaCTGGAGCTGACTTCACCGAGAGACACAGAGTCCAACCGGCCGGTCTGAAACGCAGACGCTCCGAAACCATGTCTGACGGAAAGGAAGACGCTCTAATTTCTCTTCCCGCGACCCTCAGCTCCCCTCCGTCGAGTCCAACAG GTTCAAAGAGGAAACGGCATGGAGAAGAGGACACTTCTGTTCCTGATGAACCAGAGAAGAACGAGAccaagaagagaaagagagacgaGCAGGATGATTGGAGAGAAACACACATGAAGAGTGATGCTCTGAGCGTCGTTGAGAAGCAGGAGAGAAAAGATGAGCAGACACCCAACGATGAAGAG cGCTGTAAGATCCTGGCAGAGAAGAGGCAGAGCGTTTTGAAGTCTCTGCAGGGTTTGGTCACGTCCACCAGAGGAAAAACGCAAACATCTACGACTGAACAAACCACCACGGCTAAAACGACGCCGCCTGAGGAGGTGCAGAAACAGCCCAAGAGGAATTTTGGAGCCCGATGTGAGAACCGTGACCAGATGAAACCAACAGAGGAGGAGAGAAAAGATGCAGAGCAGAACGGAGAACAGGAAACCAAGAACACCGA TACGACCGCGAGCAGGATGACACTGCCTGAGGAAGTGCAGAAACAGCCCGAGAGGAATCGTGGAGCCCGATGTGAGAACCGTGACCGGATGAAACCAACAGAGGAGGAGAGAAAAGATGCAGAGCAGAACGGAGAACAGGAAACCAAGAACACCGA TACGACCGCGAGCAAGACGACACTGCCTGAGGAGGTGCAGGAACAGCCCGAGAGGAATCGTGGAGCCCGATGTGAGAACCGTGACCGGATGAAACCAACAGAGGACGAGAGAAAAGATGCAGAGCAGAACAGAGAACAGGAAACCAAGAACACCGA ACAGCGGATCAATAACAGCACAGAGGACAACGGCAGAG atcGGTCTCTGTCCGTCACAGACTCGTTACTCTACCGTCTCCACGGCGACATCAGAATCTCAATGACGCTCGACAACCCG GATGTGAGGAAGTGTTTATTGGCTCTGGATGAGTTGAGTAAAGTCCCCGTCTCGTCTCGACACATTCAGAACCACAGCGAACTCATAGACACCCTCCGAAAG aTGCGCTGGTTTCGTGGCAGTGAAGCGATCATGTTCAAAGCTTCGATGTTGTATCACCGCTTTAAAAACATCTACCTCATCGGAGACGCAGATGAAACCCTGAGTCAAGAGTACATCACCACACTgcaggaggagagagagacggaagagagacagagagcagaGAGACAGGatgacacacagacagatgcTGGAGCAG TTATCGGTCTGACCGGCGTCTGCAAGAACACCACAGACACCGAACACCTGCCTCACAG TGCGGAGCACAAGAGCTGA
- the LOC127625096 gene encoding lens epithelium-derived growth factor-like isoform X4 — protein sequence MKVKSDQITHEFTPGDLVFAKMKGYPFWPARIGEGKAPQNKIPIFFYGTHSTTFLFPKDIVLYWPNKEKYGRTTKRGGFDEGMWEIENDPGVGLRGQKKAAVMKRLAESHLQSKKAVNQREKNSLSVSRPVSKSDSVTTNKRETPVKVNRTPKTKSESVTANEDKAAGPISTRSRDSGGPTAPTRALRTNRAPPARKETSVNTVTSGKRTPHSRTLKLARRAAAAKTLSARRKHALHARIMSAAKKRTDSKNQKKPLRITRSTACLIETGADFTERHRVQPAGLKRRRSETMSDGKEDALISLPATLSSPPSSPTGSKRKRHGEEDTSVPDEPEKNETKKRKRDEQDDWRETHMKSDALSVVEKQERKDEQTPNDEERCKILAEKRQSVLKSLQGLVTSTRGKTQTSTTEQTTTAKTTPPEEVQKQPKRNFGARCENRDQMKPTEEERKDAEQNGEQETKNTDTTASRMTLPEEVQKQPERNRGARCENRDRMKPTEEERKDAEQNGEQETKNTDTTASRTTPPGEVQEQPERNRGARCENRDRMKPTEDERKDAEQNREQETKNTEQRINNSTEDNGRDRSLSVTDSLLYRLHGDIRISMTLDNPDVRKCLLALDELSKVPVSSRHIQNHSELIDTLRKMRWFRGSEAIMFKASMLYHRFKNIYLIGDADETLSQEYITTLQEERETEERQRAERQDDTQTDAGAVIGLTGVCKNTTDTEHLPHSAEHKS from the exons ATGAAGGTAAAGTCTGATCAGATCACGCATGAGTTTACACCGGGGGATTTAGTGTTTGCCAAGATGAAGGGATATCCATTCTGGCCTGCCAGA ATTGGTGAAGGAAAAGCCCCCCAAAATAAGATCCCAATCTTCTTTTATGGAACACACTCAAC AACGTTTCTGTTCCCCAAAGACATCGTCCTGTACTGGCCAAACAAAGAGAAGTATGGCCGCACTACCAAACGTGGCGGGTTTGATGAGGGTATGTGGGAGATCGAGAATGACCCGGGGGTTGGTCTCAGAGGTCAAAAG AAAGCAGCTGTAATGAAACGACTGGCGGAGAGTCACCTGCAATCCAAGAAAGCAGTAAATCAGAGGGAAAAGAACAGCCTGAGTGTTTCCCGTCCAGTGTCGAAGAGTGATTCAGTGACGACAAATAAAAGAGAAACTCCGGTGAAAGTCAACAGAACTCCCAAAACAAAGTCTGAATCTGTTACGGCGAACGAGGATAAAGCAGCCGGACCGATATCGACCCGTTCCAGAGATTCTGGAGGACCGACGGCCCCCACAAGAGCCCTTCGGACGAATCGCGCTCCGCCTGCGAGGAAAGAGACCTCAGTGAACACCGTCACATCAGGAAAGAGGACGCCACATTCTAGAACATTAAAATTAGCCAGACGAGCTGCTGCGGCGAAGACGCTCTCTGCTCGCAGGAAACACGCGCTGCATGCAAGGATTATGTCTGCAGCGAAGAAAAGGACGGATTCGAAAAATCAAAAAAAG CCCTTACGAATCACACGATcgactgcgtgtctgattgagaCTGGAGCTGACTTCACCGAGAGACACAGAGTCCAACCGGCCGGTCTGAAACGCAGACGCTCCGAAACCATGTCTGACGGAAAGGAAGACGCTCTAATTTCTCTTCCCGCGACCCTCAGCTCCCCTCCGTCGAGTCCAACAG GTTCAAAGAGGAAACGGCATGGAGAAGAGGACACTTCTGTTCCTGATGAACCAGAGAAGAACGAGAccaagaagagaaagagagacgaGCAGGATGATTGGAGAGAAACACACATGAAGAGTGATGCTCTGAGCGTCGTTGAGAAGCAGGAGAGAAAAGATGAGCAGACACCCAACGATGAAGAG cGCTGTAAGATCCTGGCAGAGAAGAGGCAGAGCGTTTTGAAGTCTCTGCAGGGTTTGGTCACGTCCACCAGAGGAAAAACGCAAACATCTACGACTGAACAAACCACCACGGCTAAAACGACGCCGCCTGAGGAGGTGCAGAAACAGCCCAAGAGGAATTTTGGAGCCCGATGTGAGAACCGTGACCAGATGAAACCAACAGAGGAGGAGAGAAAAGATGCAGAGCAGAACGGAGAACAGGAAACCAAGAACACCGA TACGACCGCGAGCAGGATGACACTGCCTGAGGAAGTGCAGAAACAGCCCGAGAGGAATCGTGGAGCCCGATGTGAGAACCGTGACCGGATGAAACCAACAGAGGAGGAGAGAAAAGATGCAGAGCAGAACGGAGAACAGGAAACCAAGAACACCGA TACGACCGCGAGCAGGACGACACCACCTGGGGAG GTGCAGGAACAGCCCGAGAGGAATCGTGGAGCCCGATGTGAGAACCGTGACCGGATGAAACCAACAGAGGACGAGAGAAAAGATGCAGAGCAGAACAGAGAACAGGAAACCAAGAACACCGA ACAGCGGATCAATAACAGCACAGAGGACAACGGCAGAG atcGGTCTCTGTCCGTCACAGACTCGTTACTCTACCGTCTCCACGGCGACATCAGAATCTCAATGACGCTCGACAACCCG GATGTGAGGAAGTGTTTATTGGCTCTGGATGAGTTGAGTAAAGTCCCCGTCTCGTCTCGACACATTCAGAACCACAGCGAACTCATAGACACCCTCCGAAAG aTGCGCTGGTTTCGTGGCAGTGAAGCGATCATGTTCAAAGCTTCGATGTTGTATCACCGCTTTAAAAACATCTACCTCATCGGAGACGCAGATGAAACCCTGAGTCAAGAGTACATCACCACACTgcaggaggagagagagacggaagagagacagagagcagaGAGACAGGatgacacacagacagatgcTGGAGCAG TTATCGGTCTGACCGGCGTCTGCAAGAACACCACAGACACCGAACACCTGCCTCACAG TGCGGAGCACAAGAGCTGA
- the LOC127625096 gene encoding lens epithelium-derived growth factor-like isoform X2, producing MKVKSDQITHEFTPGDLVFAKMKGYPFWPARIGEGKAPQNKIPIFFYGTHSTTFLFPKDIVLYWPNKEKYGRTTKRGGFDEGMWEIENDPGVGLRGQKKAAVMKRLAESHLQSKKAVNQREKNSLSVSRPVSKSDSVTTNKRETPVKVNRTPKTKSESVTANEDKAAGPISTRSRDSGGPTAPTRALRTNRAPPARKETSVNTVTSGKRTPHSRTLKLARRAAAAKTLSARRKHALHARIMSAAKKRTDSKNQKKPLRITRSTACLIETGADFTERHRVQPAGLKRRRSETMSDGKEDALISLPATLSSPPSSPTGSKRKRHGEEDTSVPDEPEKNETKKRKRDEQDDWRETHMKSDALSVVEKQERKDEQTPNDEERCKILAEKRQSVLKSLQGLVTSTRGKTQTSTTEQTTTAKTTPPEEVQKQPKRNFGARCENRDQMKPTEEERKDAEQNGEQETKNTDTTASRTTPPGEVQEQPERNRGARCENRDRMKPTEEERKDAEQNGEQETKNTDTTASKTTLPEEVQEQPERNRGARCENRDRMKPTEDERKDAEQNREQETKNTEQRINNSTEDNGRDRSLSVTDSLLYRLHGDIRISMTLDNPDVRKCLLALDELSKVPVSSRHIQNHSELIDTLRKMRWFRGSEAIMFKASMLYHRFKNIYLIGDADETLSQEYITTLQEERETEERQRAERQDDTQTDAGAVIGLTGVCKNTTDTEHLPHSAEHKS from the exons ATGAAGGTAAAGTCTGATCAGATCACGCATGAGTTTACACCGGGGGATTTAGTGTTTGCCAAGATGAAGGGATATCCATTCTGGCCTGCCAGA ATTGGTGAAGGAAAAGCCCCCCAAAATAAGATCCCAATCTTCTTTTATGGAACACACTCAAC AACGTTTCTGTTCCCCAAAGACATCGTCCTGTACTGGCCAAACAAAGAGAAGTATGGCCGCACTACCAAACGTGGCGGGTTTGATGAGGGTATGTGGGAGATCGAGAATGACCCGGGGGTTGGTCTCAGAGGTCAAAAG AAAGCAGCTGTAATGAAACGACTGGCGGAGAGTCACCTGCAATCCAAGAAAGCAGTAAATCAGAGGGAAAAGAACAGCCTGAGTGTTTCCCGTCCAGTGTCGAAGAGTGATTCAGTGACGACAAATAAAAGAGAAACTCCGGTGAAAGTCAACAGAACTCCCAAAACAAAGTCTGAATCTGTTACGGCGAACGAGGATAAAGCAGCCGGACCGATATCGACCCGTTCCAGAGATTCTGGAGGACCGACGGCCCCCACAAGAGCCCTTCGGACGAATCGCGCTCCGCCTGCGAGGAAAGAGACCTCAGTGAACACCGTCACATCAGGAAAGAGGACGCCACATTCTAGAACATTAAAATTAGCCAGACGAGCTGCTGCGGCGAAGACGCTCTCTGCTCGCAGGAAACACGCGCTGCATGCAAGGATTATGTCTGCAGCGAAGAAAAGGACGGATTCGAAAAATCAAAAAAAG CCCTTACGAATCACACGATcgactgcgtgtctgattgagaCTGGAGCTGACTTCACCGAGAGACACAGAGTCCAACCGGCCGGTCTGAAACGCAGACGCTCCGAAACCATGTCTGACGGAAAGGAAGACGCTCTAATTTCTCTTCCCGCGACCCTCAGCTCCCCTCCGTCGAGTCCAACAG GTTCAAAGAGGAAACGGCATGGAGAAGAGGACACTTCTGTTCCTGATGAACCAGAGAAGAACGAGAccaagaagagaaagagagacgaGCAGGATGATTGGAGAGAAACACACATGAAGAGTGATGCTCTGAGCGTCGTTGAGAAGCAGGAGAGAAAAGATGAGCAGACACCCAACGATGAAGAG cGCTGTAAGATCCTGGCAGAGAAGAGGCAGAGCGTTTTGAAGTCTCTGCAGGGTTTGGTCACGTCCACCAGAGGAAAAACGCAAACATCTACGACTGAACAAACCACCACGGCTAAAACGACGCCGCCTGAGGAGGTGCAGAAACAGCCCAAGAGGAATTTTGGAGCCCGATGTGAGAACCGTGACCAGATGAAACCAACAGAGGAGGAGAGAAAAGATGCAGAGCAGAACGGAGAACAGGAAACCAAGAACACCGA TACGACCGCGAGCAGGACGACACCACCTGGGGAGGTGCAGGAACAGCCCGAGAGGAATCGTGGAGCCCGATGTGAAAACCGTGACCGGATGAAACCAACAGAGGAGGAGAGAAAAGATGCAGAGCAGAACGGAGAACAGGAAACCAAGAACACCGA TACGACCGCGAGCAAGACGACACTGCCTGAGGAGGTGCAGGAACAGCCCGAGAGGAATCGTGGAGCCCGATGTGAGAACCGTGACCGGATGAAACCAACAGAGGACGAGAGAAAAGATGCAGAGCAGAACAGAGAACAGGAAACCAAGAACACCGA ACAGCGGATCAATAACAGCACAGAGGACAACGGCAGAG atcGGTCTCTGTCCGTCACAGACTCGTTACTCTACCGTCTCCACGGCGACATCAGAATCTCAATGACGCTCGACAACCCG GATGTGAGGAAGTGTTTATTGGCTCTGGATGAGTTGAGTAAAGTCCCCGTCTCGTCTCGACACATTCAGAACCACAGCGAACTCATAGACACCCTCCGAAAG aTGCGCTGGTTTCGTGGCAGTGAAGCGATCATGTTCAAAGCTTCGATGTTGTATCACCGCTTTAAAAACATCTACCTCATCGGAGACGCAGATGAAACCCTGAGTCAAGAGTACATCACCACACTgcaggaggagagagagacggaagagagacagagagcagaGAGACAGGatgacacacagacagatgcTGGAGCAG TTATCGGTCTGACCGGCGTCTGCAAGAACACCACAGACACCGAACACCTGCCTCACAG TGCGGAGCACAAGAGCTGA
- the LOC127625096 gene encoding PC4 and SFRS1-interacting protein-like isoform X8 produces MKVKSDQITHEFTPGDLVFAKMKGYPFWPARIGEGKAPQNKIPIFFYGTHSTTFLFPKDIVLYWPNKEKYGRTTKRGGFDEGMWEIENDPGVGLRGQKKAAVMKRLAESHLQSKKAVNQREKNSLSVSRPVSKSDSVTTNKRETPVKVNRTPKTKSESVTANEDKAAGPISTRSRDSGGPTAPTRALRTNRAPPARKETSVNTVTSGKRTPHSRTLKLARRAAAAKTLSARRKHALHARIMSAAKKRTDSKNQKKPLRITRSTACLIETGADFTERHRVQPAGLKRRRSETMSDGKEDALISLPATLSSPPSSPTGSKRKRHGEEDTSVPDEPEKNETKKRKRDEQDDWRETHMKSDALSVVEKQERKDEQTPNDEERCKILAEKRQSVLKSLQGLVTSTRGKTQTSTTEQTTTAKTTPPEEVQKQPKRNFGARCENRDQMKPTEEERKDAEQNGEQETKNTDTTASRMTLPEEVQKQPERNRGARCENRDRMKPTEEERKDAEQNGEQETKNTEQRINNSTEDNGRDRSLSVTDSLLYRLHGDIRISMTLDNPDVRKCLLALDELSKVPVSSRHIQNHSELIDTLRKMRWFRGSEAIMFKASMLYHRFKNIYLIGDADETLSQEYITTLQEERETEERQRAERQDDTQTDAGAVIGLTGVCKNTTDTEHLPHSAEHKS; encoded by the exons ATGAAGGTAAAGTCTGATCAGATCACGCATGAGTTTACACCGGGGGATTTAGTGTTTGCCAAGATGAAGGGATATCCATTCTGGCCTGCCAGA ATTGGTGAAGGAAAAGCCCCCCAAAATAAGATCCCAATCTTCTTTTATGGAACACACTCAAC AACGTTTCTGTTCCCCAAAGACATCGTCCTGTACTGGCCAAACAAAGAGAAGTATGGCCGCACTACCAAACGTGGCGGGTTTGATGAGGGTATGTGGGAGATCGAGAATGACCCGGGGGTTGGTCTCAGAGGTCAAAAG AAAGCAGCTGTAATGAAACGACTGGCGGAGAGTCACCTGCAATCCAAGAAAGCAGTAAATCAGAGGGAAAAGAACAGCCTGAGTGTTTCCCGTCCAGTGTCGAAGAGTGATTCAGTGACGACAAATAAAAGAGAAACTCCGGTGAAAGTCAACAGAACTCCCAAAACAAAGTCTGAATCTGTTACGGCGAACGAGGATAAAGCAGCCGGACCGATATCGACCCGTTCCAGAGATTCTGGAGGACCGACGGCCCCCACAAGAGCCCTTCGGACGAATCGCGCTCCGCCTGCGAGGAAAGAGACCTCAGTGAACACCGTCACATCAGGAAAGAGGACGCCACATTCTAGAACATTAAAATTAGCCAGACGAGCTGCTGCGGCGAAGACGCTCTCTGCTCGCAGGAAACACGCGCTGCATGCAAGGATTATGTCTGCAGCGAAGAAAAGGACGGATTCGAAAAATCAAAAAAAG CCCTTACGAATCACACGATcgactgcgtgtctgattgagaCTGGAGCTGACTTCACCGAGAGACACAGAGTCCAACCGGCCGGTCTGAAACGCAGACGCTCCGAAACCATGTCTGACGGAAAGGAAGACGCTCTAATTTCTCTTCCCGCGACCCTCAGCTCCCCTCCGTCGAGTCCAACAG GTTCAAAGAGGAAACGGCATGGAGAAGAGGACACTTCTGTTCCTGATGAACCAGAGAAGAACGAGAccaagaagagaaagagagacgaGCAGGATGATTGGAGAGAAACACACATGAAGAGTGATGCTCTGAGCGTCGTTGAGAAGCAGGAGAGAAAAGATGAGCAGACACCCAACGATGAAGAG cGCTGTAAGATCCTGGCAGAGAAGAGGCAGAGCGTTTTGAAGTCTCTGCAGGGTTTGGTCACGTCCACCAGAGGAAAAACGCAAACATCTACGACTGAACAAACCACCACGGCTAAAACGACGCCGCCTGAGGAGGTGCAGAAACAGCCCAAGAGGAATTTTGGAGCCCGATGTGAGAACCGTGACCAGATGAAACCAACAGAGGAGGAGAGAAAAGATGCAGAGCAGAACGGAGAACAGGAAACCAAGAACACCGA TACGACCGCGAGCAGGATGACACTGCCTGAGGAAGTGCAGAAACAGCCCGAGAGGAATCGTGGAGCCCGATGTGAGAACCGTGACCGGATGAAACCAACAGAGGAGGAGAGAAAAGATGCAGAGCAGAACGGAGAACAGGAAACCAAGAACACCGA ACAGCGGATCAATAACAGCACAGAGGACAACGGCAGAG atcGGTCTCTGTCCGTCACAGACTCGTTACTCTACCGTCTCCACGGCGACATCAGAATCTCAATGACGCTCGACAACCCG GATGTGAGGAAGTGTTTATTGGCTCTGGATGAGTTGAGTAAAGTCCCCGTCTCGTCTCGACACATTCAGAACCACAGCGAACTCATAGACACCCTCCGAAAG aTGCGCTGGTTTCGTGGCAGTGAAGCGATCATGTTCAAAGCTTCGATGTTGTATCACCGCTTTAAAAACATCTACCTCATCGGAGACGCAGATGAAACCCTGAGTCAAGAGTACATCACCACACTgcaggaggagagagagacggaagagagacagagagcagaGAGACAGGatgacacacagacagatgcTGGAGCAG TTATCGGTCTGACCGGCGTCTGCAAGAACACCACAGACACCGAACACCTGCCTCACAG TGCGGAGCACAAGAGCTGA